The proteins below come from a single Asanoa ferruginea genomic window:
- a CDS encoding gamma-glutamylcyclotransferase family protein — MPIRRPADHGVFVYGSLISPQDITGVLGKEAGVDHGLATLSGWRRTWNVCTDNTTSRKVRYYTPGSEERPPVQVLFLNLERAAAATVTGYVIVVDAHRLAALDAREGNYDRVVVTDQITMRATARPNVVWTYVGKADRAATARAAILRGSARIRKEYLDTVVEAFAGNDDLTAELEQITRPPPAPVESLDRVAEG; from the coding sequence ATGCCGATCCGGAGACCGGCCGACCACGGGGTGTTCGTCTACGGCTCGCTCATCTCACCCCAGGACATCACCGGCGTGCTGGGCAAAGAGGCGGGTGTCGACCACGGCCTCGCGACGCTGTCCGGCTGGCGACGGACCTGGAACGTCTGCACCGACAACACGACCTCGCGCAAGGTCCGCTACTACACGCCCGGTAGCGAGGAGCGCCCGCCGGTGCAGGTGCTGTTCCTCAACCTGGAACGGGCCGCCGCGGCCACGGTCACCGGCTACGTCATCGTCGTCGACGCGCACCGCCTCGCGGCGCTGGACGCCCGCGAGGGCAACTACGACCGGGTCGTGGTGACCGACCAGATCACGATGCGCGCCACGGCCAGGCCCAACGTCGTCTGGACCTACGTCGGTAAGGCGGACCGGGCTGCGACAGCGCGCGCCGCCATCCTGCGCGGGTCGGCCCGGATCCGGAAGGAATACCTAGACACGGTGGTCGAGGCTTTCGCCGGGAACGACGACCTGACGGCCGAGTTGGAGCAGATCACCCGGCCGCCGCCGGCACCGGTCGAAAGCCTCGACCGCGTCGCCGAGGGCTAG
- a CDS encoding MFS transporter — translation MGLAVLAMPSLLVSIDLFVLLLAVPRLSGDLAASSTEQLWIIDIYGFLLSGFLITMGAVGDRLGRRRLLFGGAAVFGVASVAAAYATDPIMLIVARALLGIAGAALGPTTLALITGMFREPKQRATAIGVWLMSLMGGAAIGPVVGGVLLANFWWGSVFLIAVPAMVLLLTLGPALLPKDERTGQEPEAPLDLVSVALSLAAILPSVYGIKELARHGFEPVPAAVLALGVLVAVLFVRRQQTLDNPLVDFRLFAKPTFRTALGSMFVNTMLPGTTMVLITQYLLLVAGYAPLHAGLAMLPAVAAGIVSTQVAPLAARRIRPAPLIAGGLVVSVAGLLLLAAAGDPATVITGFALFNIGAGPLVTLGTGIVVGAVPPEKAGSAASLAQTANEFGFALGVAVLGSVAAAVYRAAAPAGAGDSLATAPAGLLDQARAAYTDGLHVVAAISAVAIAITAVVCLRTLRQLPPVGQERAQERELELQQ, via the coding sequence GTGGGACTCGCTGTCCTGGCCATGCCGTCATTGCTCGTCTCAATCGATCTGTTCGTGCTGCTGCTGGCGGTGCCGCGGCTCAGCGGCGACCTCGCCGCCAGCAGCACCGAGCAGCTCTGGATCATCGACATCTACGGGTTCCTGCTGTCGGGCTTCCTGATCACCATGGGCGCGGTCGGCGACCGGCTCGGCCGGCGGCGGCTGCTGTTCGGCGGTGCCGCCGTGTTCGGGGTGGCCTCCGTGGCCGCCGCCTACGCTACGGACCCGATCATGCTGATCGTGGCCCGCGCACTGCTCGGCATCGCGGGCGCGGCCCTCGGTCCGACGACGCTCGCCCTGATCACCGGCATGTTCCGCGAGCCGAAGCAGCGGGCCACCGCGATCGGCGTCTGGCTGATGTCGCTGATGGGCGGCGCCGCGATCGGCCCGGTCGTCGGCGGCGTGCTGCTCGCCAACTTCTGGTGGGGCTCGGTCTTCCTGATCGCCGTACCCGCGATGGTCCTGCTCCTGACCCTCGGCCCGGCGCTGCTGCCCAAGGACGAGCGCACCGGCCAGGAACCCGAGGCGCCGCTCGACCTGGTCAGCGTCGCGCTCTCGCTGGCCGCGATCCTGCCCAGCGTCTATGGCATCAAGGAACTCGCCCGGCACGGCTTCGAGCCGGTTCCGGCCGCCGTCCTCGCCCTGGGCGTGCTGGTCGCGGTGCTCTTCGTCCGCCGCCAGCAGACCCTCGACAACCCGCTCGTCGACTTCCGGCTGTTCGCCAAGCCGACGTTCCGCACCGCGCTCGGCAGCATGTTCGTCAACACCATGCTGCCCGGCACGACGATGGTGCTGATCACGCAGTACCTGCTGCTCGTCGCCGGCTACGCGCCGCTGCACGCGGGGCTCGCGATGCTGCCGGCCGTCGCCGCCGGGATCGTCTCGACCCAGGTGGCGCCGCTCGCCGCCCGCCGGATCCGGCCGGCGCCGCTGATCGCCGGTGGGCTCGTCGTCTCGGTCGCCGGGCTGCTCCTGCTGGCGGCAGCCGGCGACCCGGCCACCGTGATCACCGGGTTCGCGCTGTTCAACATCGGCGCGGGGCCGCTGGTCACGCTCGGCACCGGGATCGTGGTCGGTGCGGTGCCGCCGGAGAAGGCCGGGTCCGCCGCGTCGCTGGCCCAGACGGCCAACGAGTTCGGCTTCGCCCTCGGTGTCGCGGTGCTCGGCAGCGTCGCCGCGGCCGTCTATCGCGCCGCCGCCCCGGCCGGCGCCGGTGACTCACTGGCCACCGCGCCGGCGGGGCTGCTCGACCAGGCGCGGGCCGCGTACACCGATGGCTTGCATGTCGTCGCCGCCATCAGCGCCGTCGCCATCGCGATCACCGCGGTGGTCTGCCTGCGGACGCTGCGACAGCTCCCGCCCGTGGGCCAGGAACGAGCCCAGGAGCGGGAACTCGAACTACAGCAGTGA